From Verrucomicrobiia bacterium, the proteins below share one genomic window:
- the aroQ gene encoding type II 3-dehydroquinate dehydratase, translating into MRVLFLNGPNLNLLGTREPAVYGSLTLAQIEERLRELADTLNVEIDFRQSNHEGELVTWIQQAAESCQAIVLNAAAYTHTSVAIRDAIAGAGVATIEIHLSNVHARESFRHRSLIAPVCRGVIAGFGAESYLLGLRSAVTLTNR; encoded by the coding sequence ATGCGCGTTCTCTTCCTGAACGGACCGAATCTGAACCTCCTCGGTACCCGTGAGCCGGCGGTCTATGGAAGCCTGACCCTCGCCCAAATCGAAGAGCGGCTTCGTGAACTCGCGGACACCCTCAACGTCGAGATCGACTTCCGCCAATCCAATCATGAGGGCGAATTGGTCACTTGGATCCAACAGGCTGCCGAGTCCTGCCAGGCGATCGTCCTCAATGCCGCTGCCTATACCCACACCAGCGTGGCGATCCGCGATGCCATCGCGGGTGCCGGGGTGGCCACGATCGAAATCCACCTCTCCAACGTCCACGCCCGCGAATCCTTCCGCCACAGGTCCCTCATCGCACCAGTCTGCCGTGGGGTGATCGCCGGGTTCGGGGCAGAATCCTACCTGCTGGGTCTGCGATCGGCTGTAACATTAACGAATAGATAA
- a CDS encoding O-antigen ligase family protein, with protein MRRPTPIPSAPTTSDPAGTAFACIFGLLLGVGLLKFGNPVLLDRLVDMPRTLDEWRAFAWPLRLAFLALVPVAFFGLWVGLRLPSRPVAPRLLLALPLVWLAWQTLAASQTIDPAATRSVLPQLGATVVCFFLGYGVLSRVAEPRVFWLCLTFGLVGVLGMAFEQRFGGLEATRRMILEQPNAAALPPEYLARIQSDRVFSTLVYPNALAGALLLLVPVGATVAWHFGHRWGQPAARALGAGVILAGIAALIWSGSKAGWLIAMGLGVVILCHSSLSQRFKLTLVVGLMVTGLAGFAWAYAEKLRGGATSVAARFDYWEAALEGAVERPLVGHGPGAFKRVYSRLKRPESEMAQLAHNDYLQQATDSGWPGFLAYLGWIWGVIGYIYRKSSGNGTPIERAVGLGLLGWFTQGWVEFGLYLPATAWCAFTLLGWLLAQWSSTRPP; from the coding sequence ATGCGGCGCCCAACCCCCATTCCGAGCGCCCCGACGACGTCGGACCCGGCTGGCACGGCTTTCGCCTGCATTTTCGGGCTCCTGCTCGGGGTGGGACTGCTCAAGTTCGGCAATCCCGTCCTGCTCGATCGCCTGGTGGACATGCCGCGGACACTCGACGAATGGCGAGCCTTCGCCTGGCCTCTGCGCCTTGCGTTCCTGGCGCTAGTCCCGGTGGCTTTCTTTGGACTCTGGGTCGGTCTGCGGCTCCCAAGTCGCCCGGTCGCCCCCCGGCTCCTGCTGGCACTCCCCCTGGTCTGGCTCGCCTGGCAAACCCTGGCGGCCAGCCAGACCATTGACCCCGCAGCCACTCGATCGGTCTTGCCCCAGTTGGGGGCCACGGTGGTCTGCTTCTTCCTCGGATACGGGGTCCTGTCCCGTGTGGCCGAACCCAGGGTCTTCTGGTTATGCCTCACCTTTGGCCTGGTGGGGGTCCTCGGGATGGCCTTCGAACAGCGTTTCGGCGGTCTTGAGGCCACCCGCAGGATGATCCTCGAGCAACCCAATGCCGCCGCCCTGCCCCCGGAGTATCTGGCCCGGATCCAGAGCGACCGGGTCTTTAGCACCCTGGTCTACCCCAACGCCCTCGCCGGTGCCCTACTTCTCCTCGTTCCCGTGGGCGCCACGGTCGCCTGGCATTTCGGTCACCGCTGGGGGCAACCTGCTGCCCGCGCCCTCGGAGCAGGCGTGATCCTGGCGGGCATCGCCGCACTGATATGGTCCGGCTCGAAGGCCGGCTGGCTCATCGCCATGGGACTCGGGGTGGTCATCCTCTGTCACTCGTCCCTCAGCCAGCGCTTCAAACTTACCCTGGTCGTGGGGCTCATGGTCACTGGCCTTGCCGGGTTCGCCTGGGCCTATGCCGAAAAACTGCGCGGTGGGGCTACCAGCGTGGCCGCCCGGTTCGATTACTGGGAGGCCGCTCTCGAGGGTGCTGTGGAACGCCCCCTCGTTGGACACGGTCCGGGCGCTTTCAAGCGGGTGTACAGCCGCCTCAAACGACCCGAATCCGAAATGGCCCAACTCGCCCACAACGACTACCTCCAGCAGGCCACCGACTCTGGATGGCCCGGATTCCTAGCCTACTTGGGCTGGATCTGGGGCGTTATTGGATATATTTATCGAAAAAGCAGTGGGAATGGCACCCCTATCGAGCGCGCCGTGGGCCTCGGGCTCCTCGGTTGGTTTACCCAAGGCTGGGTTGAGTTTGGTCTCTACCTGCCCGCCACCGCCTGGTGCGCCTTCACGCTCCTTGGCTGGCTCCTCGCGCAATGGTCTTCCACACGCCCTCCTTGA
- a CDS encoding response regulator — MRILVIEDDPKVARMVCRGLREEGFQVDQAGDGEEGFYQASSDVHDLIILDVLLPIHDGFEVLRRLRLRGSTVLVLMLTARDAVNDRVRGLETGADDYLVKPFAFAELVARVRALLRRPRAAEPATFDIADLHLDTRRRTVSRAGRAVSLTAKEFAVLECLVRRPGEVATRTRIAEEAWDENFDPMSNVIDVTVHHLREKVDRGFPCRLIHTVRGRGYVLRPETGPAGEDVA, encoded by the coding sequence GTGAGAATCCTGGTGATCGAGGACGACCCCAAAGTAGCCCGCATGGTGTGTCGCGGGTTGCGGGAGGAGGGTTTTCAGGTGGATCAGGCTGGCGACGGCGAGGAGGGGTTCTATCAGGCGTCGTCCGACGTCCACGACCTGATCATCCTCGACGTGCTGCTGCCCATCCACGACGGCTTCGAGGTGCTGCGTCGCCTCAGGCTTCGGGGCTCCACCGTCCTGGTATTGATGCTCACGGCCCGCGACGCAGTGAACGACCGGGTGAGGGGCCTGGAAACCGGGGCGGACGACTACCTCGTCAAGCCTTTCGCCTTCGCGGAACTGGTGGCCCGGGTGCGGGCGCTGCTGCGACGTCCGCGTGCCGCCGAGCCGGCGACCTTCGACATCGCCGATCTCCACCTCGACACCCGGCGCCGGACTGTCAGCCGGGCGGGACGGGCGGTATCCCTGACCGCCAAGGAATTCGCGGTGCTGGAGTGCCTGGTGCGGCGGCCGGGCGAGGTGGCAACCCGCACCCGCATTGCGGAGGAGGCGTGGGACGAGAACTTCGATCCGATGAGCAACGTCATTGACGTGACGGTTCACCACCTGCGGGAGAAGGTGGATCGGGGATTCCCCTGCCGGCTGATCCACACCGTGCGGGGCCGGGGCTATGTGCTGCGCCCCGAAACCGGACCTGCCGGGGAGGACGTTGCTTGA
- a CDS encoding VCBS repeat-containing protein — MKPGTSLRRGSLLLALGVAALASAPLSGKAFMDGPDWTGPILRAGDFDGDGAPDLALWQGGRLWIQYRTGRPDGAWQSVPLDDHAWFHTLFIHVADLNGDGRDDLALAHPDANRVLVLFGPERSETQPGIRIVPLAGGPMDWAVGFGDGRDAAESLTALALETPTPYLATIFGRRDTLPGDPGALEIRRRLFPAGEFPGHGSLGVASMGDLWPGINTNVVELTWHHQPPRTGPEVPVPQLSLFRGSEEAAGLAKIGDVTLKRGTMGLLDTRRPGDPPTRATLVAWGPGLSELLVIPWEFGEGRLPEVASIPFEYDVLSWQSLPRARFDGRFLVARDLTREQAVYRWSATGLLERVDSATPPEGQDFAQPGVWTGEGLATLLQPTGDPMGDGGPTAIGHYALRDGRLIFEGTSPLPAMASRPVVARVLVYDRDPFADARALEFARLAAGDWTRGAQVQDGAVTASTATYRDSVLGLGGDTSRSLPLPGRLPGTAFALANQWEPTSSLHFQAGPAAMLTAAVGVAPSPGSYPGPIAVTFSSAPDVVVVSRVEAGPWQTGPGPASVPGTATVSFYGVDPSGIAGPVQTVLYTVGGAAHSQATGEANDRDRDGLDDAWERRFFGSLAADPEADDDGDGFTNRQEHDAGTHPLDPTSRPDGDPTPVERPLLGLAVAANGAVSLSWQGPAGARFTVQTSDTLPAWVPSPVAPEYGDGVHRWTDPEPLEGTRFYRVVREP, encoded by the coding sequence ATGAAACCTGGAACTTCCCTGCGACGAGGGTCCCTCCTCCTGGCCTTGGGCGTCGCTGCCCTCGCCTCCGCGCCGCTCTCCGGCAAGGCGTTCATGGACGGTCCGGATTGGACCGGGCCGATCCTGCGGGCGGGCGATTTCGACGGCGACGGCGCGCCGGATCTGGCGTTGTGGCAGGGCGGCAGGCTCTGGATCCAGTACCGGACCGGCCGGCCCGACGGCGCATGGCAATCCGTCCCGCTCGATGACCACGCCTGGTTTCACACCCTGTTCATCCATGTGGCGGACCTGAATGGCGATGGAAGGGACGACCTGGCCCTGGCCCATCCGGATGCCAACCGGGTCCTGGTCCTGTTCGGTCCGGAACGGTCGGAGACACAACCCGGGATCCGGATTGTCCCGCTGGCAGGGGGTCCGATGGATTGGGCGGTGGGTTTCGGGGATGGACGCGATGCGGCCGAGTCGCTGACGGCACTCGCGTTGGAGACGCCGACTCCGTACCTCGCGACGATCTTTGGAAGGCGGGACACGTTGCCCGGGGACCCGGGGGCATTGGAGATCCGGCGTCGCCTGTTCCCCGCCGGGGAGTTTCCGGGCCACGGGTCCCTCGGCGTGGCCTCGATGGGCGACCTCTGGCCGGGCATCAACACCAATGTCGTTGAACTCACCTGGCACCATCAACCGCCCCGAACCGGCCCCGAAGTGCCCGTGCCGCAGCTCTCCCTGTTTCGCGGATCGGAGGAGGCCGCCGGTCTGGCGAAGATCGGCGATGTGACCCTGAAGCGCGGGACGATGGGATTGCTGGACACGAGGCGACCGGGGGATCCACCGACCCGCGCCACGCTGGTTGCGTGGGGACCCGGCCTGTCGGAGTTGCTGGTGATCCCGTGGGAGTTCGGCGAGGGGCGTCTGCCGGAGGTCGCGTCGATTCCCTTCGAGTACGACGTCCTCTCCTGGCAGTCCCTCCCGCGGGCCCGGTTCGATGGGCGCTTCCTCGTCGCCCGCGATCTCACCCGGGAACAGGCCGTCTATCGATGGTCCGCCACCGGGTTGCTCGAACGGGTGGATTCGGCCACGCCGCCCGAGGGTCAGGACTTCGCCCAGCCGGGCGTCTGGACCGGCGAGGGATTGGCCACGTTGCTGCAACCCACCGGCGATCCGATGGGAGACGGAGGGCCGACGGCGATCGGGCACTACGCCCTGCGCGACGGCAGGCTGATCTTCGAAGGGACGTCTCCACTGCCCGCCATGGCGTCGAGACCCGTGGTGGCGCGGGTGTTGGTGTATGACCGCGATCCGTTCGCCGATGCCAGGGCCCTTGAATTCGCGCGACTCGCCGCCGGCGACTGGACGCGCGGGGCGCAGGTTCAGGATGGCGCGGTCACCGCCTCCACCGCCACCTATCGGGATTCGGTCCTTGGACTGGGCGGCGACACCAGCCGATCCCTTCCGTTGCCCGGCCGTCTGCCGGGGACGGCCTTCGCCCTGGCCAACCAGTGGGAGCCAACGTCCAGCCTCCATTTCCAGGCCGGCCCGGCGGCGATGCTCACCGCGGCCGTGGGCGTCGCACCGTCTCCCGGCAGTTACCCGGGCCCGATTGCAGTGACCTTCTCCTCGGCTCCGGACGTGGTGGTGGTATCCCGCGTGGAGGCGGGGCCGTGGCAGACGGGACCCGGACCGGCATCGGTGCCTGGCACGGCGACGGTGTCCTTCTACGGAGTCGACCCCTCGGGAATCGCCGGGCCGGTGCAGACGGTTCTATACACCGTCGGAGGGGCCGCCCATTCCCAGGCAACGGGGGAGGCGAACGACAGGGACAGGGACGGTCTCGACGATGCCTGGGAGCGGCGGTTCTTCGGAAGTCTGGCAGCGGACCCGGAGGCCGACGACGACGGCGACGGATTCACCAATCGCCAGGAACACGACGCGGGAACCCATCCGCTCGATCCGACGTCCCGCCCGGACGGCGACCCGACGCCGGTGGAGCGGCCGCTGTTGGGTCTTGCGGTGGCTGCGAACGGTGCGGTCAGCCTGTCATGGCAGGGCCCGGCGGGGGCGCGGTTCACGGTCCAGACCTCGGACACGCTGCCGGCCTGGGTGCCGTCGCCGGTCGCGCCCGAGTACGGGGATGGCGTTCATCGCTGGACGGACCCGGAGCCTCTGGAGGGAACGCGCTTCTACCGGGTGGTTCGCGAACCCTGA
- a CDS encoding GNAT family N-acetyltransferase, with amino-acid sequence MSTRPFLSGVIEGFYGEPWSVEQRERLFRRMRAWGLNTYFYAPKDDLQHRALWREPYDTAGAARLGDVIRACQAQGLRFVYGLAPGLDIAYSDPAEVRRLEARCGQLMDLGCRDFALLFDDIPDGMSEADRRTHGTFARAQAAVATRLWKHVTGRAGGRFLFCPTPYCERMVRAGLGGDQYLETLGTHLPGDIDVLWTGPEIVSREITVASLEALARRIGRAPMLWDNLHANDYDLRRLYLGPYSGRDPAVRGAVSGVLSNPNCEFEANWVALRTLALWIEADPARGWDPREAYLQALREWWPAWDSARQPIAFEDLVLLGDCLYLPYENGAGAVTLAWDAAWLLANPAASWGERVAAFRDRASRLVRLFERLSELRDRGLFYALNRRAWEVKEEMTLLLGAVAALEQNGTLEGFRSDFHLPHTFRGGFMRSLETLLVATHEGGFRPGPGLAHPPVEEDRTLPTGAPATIVEGKGDGSFRLRPFRPGDEAGAYEVCLKTGDHGADGEPFYREDPDALGRIYVGPYLAFEPDLAWILEDDAGVAGYVLGALDSKAFYRRYTGEWCPALARTFPEPTGDPSGWTRVQQAHFLYHHPETYCPEPYDAFPSHLHIDLLPRAQGRGWGRRMIGALLERLRQGGSPGVHLGVSWRNSRAEVFYRRLGFRELTRTGTPDDGAIYLGLSLKPDADRT; translated from the coding sequence ATGAGCACGAGGCCGTTTCTCAGCGGGGTAATCGAGGGATTCTATGGGGAACCGTGGTCGGTCGAGCAGCGGGAACGGTTGTTCCGGAGGATGCGCGCATGGGGTCTGAACACCTATTTCTACGCGCCCAAGGACGACCTCCAGCACCGGGCACTGTGGCGCGAGCCGTACGACACCGCCGGCGCCGCGCGGCTGGGCGACGTGATCCGGGCCTGCCAGGCGCAGGGCTTGCGGTTTGTCTATGGCCTGGCACCCGGACTGGACATCGCCTACAGCGACCCCGCCGAGGTGCGCCGCCTGGAGGCGCGCTGCGGTCAATTGATGGATCTGGGATGCCGGGATTTCGCATTGCTGTTCGATGACATTCCGGACGGGATGAGCGAGGCGGATCGACGGACCCACGGCACGTTCGCCAGGGCGCAGGCCGCCGTCGCGACCCGTCTCTGGAAGCACGTCACCGGGCGCGCCGGAGGCCGGTTCCTGTTCTGTCCCACACCCTATTGCGAACGGATGGTCCGGGCCGGATTGGGCGGGGATCAATACCTCGAAACCCTCGGGACCCACCTGCCGGGCGACATCGATGTGCTGTGGACCGGACCGGAGATCGTATCCCGCGAGATCACCGTGGCGTCCCTGGAAGCGCTGGCCCGCCGGATCGGCCGCGCCCCGATGCTGTGGGACAACCTGCACGCCAACGACTACGACCTGCGGCGCCTTTACCTGGGTCCGTATTCCGGTCGGGATCCGGCCGTGCGGGGCGCGGTGTCCGGCGTGCTGAGCAATCCCAACTGCGAGTTCGAAGCGAACTGGGTCGCCTTGCGGACACTCGCCCTGTGGATCGAGGCGGACCCGGCCCGGGGCTGGGATCCCCGGGAGGCGTACCTCCAAGCCCTGCGCGAATGGTGGCCGGCCTGGGACAGCGCCCGCCAACCCATCGCCTTCGAGGATCTCGTGCTGCTGGGAGACTGCCTCTACCTGCCGTATGAAAACGGCGCCGGAGCCGTGACGCTGGCCTGGGACGCGGCCTGGCTCCTGGCGAACCCGGCTGCGTCCTGGGGCGAACGGGTGGCGGCGTTCCGGGATCGGGCCAGCCGGCTGGTGCGACTGTTCGAGCGCCTCAGTGAACTGCGGGATCGCGGACTCTTCTATGCCCTCAACCGTCGGGCCTGGGAGGTGAAGGAGGAGATGACCCTCCTCCTGGGAGCCGTGGCGGCTCTCGAACAGAACGGGACACTGGAAGGGTTCCGATCGGACTTCCACCTGCCGCACACCTTCCGTGGAGGATTCATGCGAAGCCTGGAAACCCTGCTGGTCGCGACCCACGAAGGCGGATTCCGGCCAGGTCCGGGCCTGGCACACCCTCCGGTCGAAGAAGACCGGACCTTACCGACAGGCGCCCCCGCGACGATCGTGGAGGGCAAGGGCGACGGGTCGTTCCGGTTGCGGCCCTTTCGGCCCGGCGACGAGGCGGGAGCCTATGAAGTATGTCTCAAAACCGGGGATCACGGAGCGGACGGCGAACCGTTCTACCGGGAGGATCCGGACGCCCTGGGGCGGATCTATGTGGGACCTTATCTCGCCTTCGAGCCCGACCTCGCATGGATTCTGGAGGACGACGCCGGAGTGGCCGGCTATGTGCTGGGAGCACTGGACTCGAAGGCCTTCTACCGGCGCTACACCGGGGAATGGTGCCCGGCCCTGGCCCGGACGTTTCCCGAGCCGACTGGCGACCCGTCGGGTTGGACCCGGGTGCAGCAGGCGCATTTCCTCTACCATCATCCGGAGACCTACTGCCCCGAGCCTTACGACGCCTTCCCGTCGCACCTCCATATCGATCTGCTGCCGCGCGCCCAGGGACGCGGCTGGGGCCGCCGCATGATTGGCGCACTTCTGGAGCGCCTGCGACAGGGGGGGTCGCCCGGCGTCCATCTCGGTGTCTCCTGGAGGAATTCGCGCGCGGAGGTGTTCTACCGGCGGCTCGGCTTTCGCGAACTGACCCGCACAGGCACACCCGACGACGGAGCCATCTACCTGGGGCTTTCCCTGAAACCCGATGCGGACCGGACCTGA
- a CDS encoding efflux RND transporter periplasmic adaptor subunit, whose product MEQQQCESGSGRWGLAAVVVAGLALLSTGCGRPVESGRAVRPEREAVEVTVGTADWRPMERTLTVLGTLRALDRATLSIKTSGRVREVGVDVGSVARAGDAVVRLEERDYELRVRQAAAQLSQSRARLGLPLAGDDDSVDPESIGVVREARVRFEEAASNLERVRRLETERISSTAELERATAEHDVQRQRYLDALQEVLERQAILGQRRVEYEMARQLLADTVLRAPFDGVVQERLTSPGEYVSVGNPVMTLVRTDPLRLQAEVPERLAHWVRTGLTVRMTLEGEAKRFATRIARVSPALDERTRMLRIEADLVNPGHLRPGQFARVEVVVEEAAPALTVPEDALEVFAGTEKVFVVVGGKVEERRVVVGRREGGWLEVLEGVEAGARVVRRPEGLESGVPVRIAGGDAAEAGREGVS is encoded by the coding sequence ATGGAACAGCAGCAATGCGAGAGTGGCTCCGGTCGATGGGGGCTCGCCGCCGTGGTGGTGGCGGGCCTCGCTCTTTTGAGCACCGGCTGCGGACGTCCGGTCGAGTCGGGCCGCGCGGTTCGGCCGGAGCGGGAGGCGGTCGAGGTGACGGTGGGGACGGCGGACTGGCGGCCGATGGAGCGGACGTTGACGGTGCTGGGGACGCTGCGGGCGCTGGACCGGGCGACGTTGAGCATCAAGACGAGCGGGCGGGTGCGCGAGGTGGGGGTGGACGTGGGGAGCGTGGCGCGGGCGGGGGATGCGGTGGTGCGTTTGGAGGAGCGTGACTACGAACTGCGCGTGCGTCAGGCGGCGGCGCAATTGTCGCAATCGCGGGCGCGCCTGGGTCTGCCACTGGCGGGAGACGACGACTCGGTGGATCCGGAGTCGATCGGGGTGGTGCGCGAGGCGCGGGTGCGGTTCGAGGAGGCAGCCAGCAATCTGGAGCGGGTGCGGCGGCTGGAGACGGAGCGGATCAGTTCCACGGCCGAGTTGGAACGGGCGACGGCGGAGCATGACGTGCAGCGCCAGCGTTACCTGGACGCCCTGCAGGAGGTGCTGGAGCGGCAGGCGATCCTCGGTCAGCGGCGGGTCGAGTACGAGATGGCGCGGCAGTTGCTGGCGGACACGGTGTTGCGGGCGCCGTTCGACGGCGTGGTCCAGGAGCGCCTGACGAGTCCGGGGGAGTACGTGAGCGTGGGGAATCCGGTGATGACGCTGGTGCGGACGGATCCGTTGCGGCTCCAGGCGGAGGTGCCGGAGCGGCTGGCGCACTGGGTACGGACGGGGTTGACGGTGCGGATGACGCTGGAAGGGGAAGCGAAGCGGTTTGCGACCCGGATCGCCCGGGTGAGTCCGGCACTGGATGAACGGACCCGGATGCTGCGGATCGAGGCGGACCTGGTGAACCCGGGGCATTTGCGGCCTGGCCAGTTTGCGCGGGTCGAGGTGGTGGTGGAGGAGGCGGCCCCGGCGTTGACGGTTCCCGAGGACGCGCTGGAGGTGTTTGCGGGCACGGAGAAGGTGTTTGTGGTGGTCGGGGGGAAGGTGGAGGAACGGCGGGTGGTGGTGGGGCGGCGCGAGGGGGGATGGCTGGAGGTGCTCGAGGGCGTGGAAGCGGGGGCCCGGGTGGTGCGGCGTCCGGAAGGGCTGGAGTCCGGCGTTCCCGTACGCATTGCGGGCGGGGACGCGGCCGAAGCGGGCAGGGAGGGAGTGTCGTAG